GTGGTGGGCTGAACCGTGGCCGTGACAACAAGGCGTTCCGACGGAGCTACCCGCACGCCAAACCCCCCTACTCGTATATCTCACTGATCACCATGGCGATCCAGCAGGCGCCCAGCAAGATGCTGACGCTGAGCGAGATCTACCAATGGATCATGGACCTGTTCCCGTATtaccggcagaaccagcagcgctgGCAGAACTCCATTCGGCACTCGCTGTCCTTCAACGACTGCTTCGTTAAGGTGTCGCGCTCGCCGGACAAACCGGGGAAGGGCTCATATTGGACCCTGCACCCGGACTCCGGGAACATGTTCGAGAACGGCTGCTACCTGCGCCGCCAGAAGAGGTTCAAGTGCGAGAAGAAGATGTCGACAAAATCGGACGGCAGGAAGGAgcaggggggaggagggggaggagcaTCTCCCTCTGGGGACTCCATCAAACCTCCAGGGCTCCTGGACTCCTCCTCCCTGCCCTCCTCCAGCCAGACGACCTCGCCTCCCGGTCTGGACCTGCGGGGAGGCGTCGGCGGGGCCTCGGACCTGAAGGTGTCTAGCTCCCAGCTGCTGTCCTCCCTATCGTTACCCCCCCACTCCATGGCGCATGAGTCCCAGCTGCACCTCAAAGGTGACCCCCACTACTCCTTCAACCACCCGTTCTCCATCAATAATTTAATGTCGTCCTCAGAGCAGCAGCACAAACTGGACCTGAAGGCCTACGAGGCGCTGCAGTACTCCTCCTACGGCGCTGGGGGGGCCTCCGGCCTCGGGGGGAGGACCATGGAGCCTCTGGAGGCATCCTACTACCAGGGGGTGTATCCCAGACCGCTCCTCAACACTTCGTAGTACCCgctgcacttcctgtttggacTCTTACTCTCTGCATGCAGCCGTTCTGGACTTCCTGTCTGACTGTGATGATcgactctgctgctgctggtctgAACTCCTGCACTGTGACCAAACCAGGACACTAAGAGACACGTTCAAACTGATCCCAGGTCTGTTTTCTCCTTTTACACACAGAGTCACAAACAACTAGAGCTCATGTTTCAAAGGTTCACAGTCCAGCAGTCACACGCCGCACTGCTGCAGCAGGTTCCCTCATGATAGCGGTTTCCACCCAACAGTAGTCGGGACCCCAACAGGTCTTTGAACTCAACAGGGTCCAACAggagagttaaaaaaaacactgttccaggttaaaaaaaacccatctgaacataaataaatatccaGTATTCATTCTATGGCAATAATATAAAACAGGTTTTAGACGGAGACAGAAACTGGTTTGTTGGTACTAGTTGGTTTACTGGATGTATTTCAGCCTCCGAGTGACTCCAGAGCTTCAAGTTTAATATGAGAGTCAAGAACTGTTCACAGACCAGAACTCAGTCGAAAGACTGCAACTTGACTATCAATTGGTTTTTGGTAATTtgatttcaaattaaaaaggGGCCAGACATCCCAACCTGAGTCAGGATCCCCAAAAAATCCCTACCTGGGGTTCTGGAGTCCAGAAGCCCCTACGTATCCAAACCTGAGGGTCTGGACCCCCCTACAGATTCCTACCTGTGGGGCTGCACTCCCAAAAAATCCCATCCTGAGGGTCTGGACTCTGGAACCCCCTACATATCCAAACTTGAGCGCCTGGACCCCCCACCAAATTTCAACCTGAGATTCTGGACTCCAGAACCCCCTACATATTAAAACCTGAGGGTCTGGATCCCCCTACAGATCACTACCTGTGGGTCGGGacccccaaaaaaatcccaacCTGAGGGTCTGGACTTTGGAACACCCTTCATATCCAAACCTGAGGGTCTGGACCCCCCAACAGATCCTGGCCTGTGGGTCCAGACCCCCAACAAAGGGGTCTGTGTTGGGTCTTCTGAAGTCACTTCACAAAGTTTAAGATCTCTTTCCTGCAGGCCACTAACACAACTCCAGCTCCCATGATGCACTGCACACTGATGCTGTACATTAGATCTCACAGtgactgaatgaagcagtttgattctctctgctctctctgacATGTTCGTATTTACACTGCATGATTTTATTTTGGCGGGGCTTTGGGCTTTCCTGCTGATCAGACTGAGTTCactttaaagatatttaaatattaagttaatgaaagaaaaataaattcaaataaaacaacCCGTCGTCCTCGTCACAGATGCTTTTATTATgttcttttatttatgtttacatgAGCATGAGGAAGAAAAACTTTCATAAAGAAGATGGCGACATGGTTTGTGTGACAGAATCATGTTTACAGTGTCATTAACACCCCGAGGCCCCTCAGAGGGCCCCGGcccacaggtcaaaggtcacctgtTGATGATGAGGTTGCGACGCTGACAGATTAttgtaataatataattttttttgatCAGGATTTATTTCTCCCATGACCTCGTCGGTTCTCAGCTGACCTCCTGAGGGGTCGCGACCCTCAGAGTGAGAAACCCACACAGATAAAAAGGCCTCtcatttaaagggtcagttcactcaAACATTCTCCGGCCTCGCTGTTTGTCATCGTCTGTATCCGGGCAGATTTTTAATCGCTTTCCCACCATTTGGTctgtacatgtatttttttttttttttcagtgatgtTTTTGCATCAATGAAAAGAGGccttaaaacataaaatacaaactTCATGaggaaataaagacaaaaaataattttagctgaattattttctgtcttcattattttgaattaaaacaaacagattatATTGATTAATAAGGTCCACGTGTGTCTGTCTTGGTGTAATATATGATACAAATAATTGAAAACATCAGTTCTCTAAAAGGAAAAACAGCGACATTTATCAGaaacttaataaataaattgaataaaaacaatttaaatattttgtatgAATAAATGAACACAAAATATTTGAATTCTGAGTtagtattttaattttctgGACTTTAAAGGGTcagaataaataatattttacgAGCTGATTTTCACTCCTGAAATTTTGTTGAGAATCATTGAtggtaaaaataattaaatgtttaGTCAGtgaactggaaaaaaataaatcttatcGGTGACTTTTGTGACTCATGAACATCGTTTATTTGGgaaaattaatcatttatttgaattaaaagaaaataaattatttgtcAGAGATGAAACATAAAAGTTGTTTAAAAGAAATTCTTGATTTGAGAACTACAGATTTGGAGACTCTTTGTTTGGTgactctcactgtgtgtgtaaaaggaGAAACTACTTCCTGTTGGGTGTATTTAAATCGCAGCTCTTCTGTCCATcactgattattgattattaattattattccTACCATGTGCATGAATGAAGTGGGaggtcttcttcttcttcttcttctcttctctggAAAAAAAGCGGCTGACagacttcctcctcctcctcttcctcttcatcaggttgttgtgtgtttgtcgGTTTTTGACTCTGCTGCAtggtcttcatcatcatcatcttcttcatTTCCatgttcttcttcctcatgtgCTTTTCCTCTTCAtgttcttcatcttcttcttcatgttcttgttcttcttcacGTTCTTAACTTATTCTGTCATTTTCAAATAAAGCAAAGAAACATTGATTGATTTGTtgttgattattgattattgattgtGCTCGGGTCACAGCTGAACTTCACTTTAcacttttatcattta
Above is a genomic segment from Epinephelus moara isolate mb unplaced genomic scaffold, YSFRI_EMoa_1.0 scaffold277, whole genome shotgun sequence containing:
- the foxa1 gene encoding hepatocyte nuclear factor 3-alpha — protein: MLGTVKMEGHEAPDWSGYYSEEVYSPMTGGGMGSGLGMGSMSGYMSSSGTTSGSFNMSYSGTGLSPAPVGGMGGPAPAAMSGLGGGVASMGGTLSPSSMSSVSAQQASMGLNPYGGMSPTMSPGMAYGGGGLNRGRDNKAFRRSYPHAKPPYSYISLITMAIQQAPSKMLTLSEIYQWIMDLFPYYRQNQQRWQNSIRHSLSFNDCFVKVSRSPDKPGKGSYWTLHPDSGNMFENGCYLRRQKRFKCEKKMSTKSDGRKEQGGGGGGASPSGDSIKPPGLLDSSSLPSSSQTTSPPGLDLRGGVGGASDLKVSSSQLLSSLSLPPHSMAHESQLHLKGDPHYSFNHPFSINNLMSSSEQQHKLDLKAYEALQYSSYGAGGASGLGGRTMEPLEASYYQGVYPRPLLNTS